In Burkholderia sp. GAS332, one DNA window encodes the following:
- a CDS encoding transcriptional regulator, LysR family, translated as MVYAKKEAKDHLIFYFHTPNLTRTDHFPAQPSKGTSFGALRLRPLMDRFKQIETFVTVAAKGSLSAAALAEGVAPAIIGRRIDALEERLGVKLLVRTTRKITLTFEGSAFLEDCQRVIHDMQNAEASVSAGGVKASGHLRLSAPAGFGRRHVAPLVPAFTVAHPDVSITLDLSDRLVDLVNEGFDCAVRLGELPDSSLVSLKLGENRRVCVASPSYLSRRGSPHSLADLAHHNCLALGASANQQRGWVFQQGDKVVSIKVSGTMECSDGAVLHEWCLEGYGLAWRSWWEVGTDIAAGRLVSVLDEFAAPPIGIHAVFPQRRHLPLRVRLFLDFLKHTYGQPDYWG; from the coding sequence ATGGTCTACGCTAAAAAAGAGGCTAAAGATCACTTGATCTTTTACTTTCATACACCTAATCTGACGCGCACCGACCACTTTCCCGCGCAACCCTCCAAGGGGACTTCCTTTGGGGCGCTGCGGCTCCGCCCGCTCATGGACCGTTTCAAACAGATCGAGACTTTCGTCACCGTCGCGGCGAAGGGCAGCCTGTCCGCCGCGGCGCTCGCCGAAGGCGTCGCGCCCGCCATCATCGGCCGCCGCATCGACGCGCTCGAAGAGCGCCTCGGCGTCAAATTGCTGGTCCGCACCACGCGCAAGATCACGCTGACCTTCGAGGGCTCGGCGTTTCTCGAAGATTGCCAGCGCGTCATCCATGACATGCAGAACGCCGAAGCCAGCGTATCGGCGGGCGGCGTGAAGGCGAGCGGCCACTTGCGGCTGTCGGCGCCGGCCGGGTTCGGGCGCCGGCATGTTGCGCCGCTGGTGCCGGCCTTTACCGTCGCGCATCCGGATGTGTCCATTACGCTCGACCTGTCCGACCGGCTGGTCGACCTCGTCAACGAGGGGTTCGACTGCGCGGTGCGTCTGGGCGAGCTGCCGGATTCGTCGCTGGTGTCGCTCAAGCTCGGTGAGAACCGGCGCGTGTGCGTGGCTTCGCCGTCGTATCTGAGCCGGCGAGGTTCGCCGCACTCGCTGGCCGATCTTGCGCACCACAACTGCCTCGCACTCGGCGCGAGCGCCAATCAGCAGCGCGGCTGGGTGTTCCAGCAGGGCGACAAGGTCGTGTCGATCAAGGTGTCCGGTACGATGGAATGCTCGGACGGCGCCGTGTTGCACGAGTGGTGCCTCGAAGGGTATGGGCTCGCGTGGCGCTCGTGGTGGGAAGTCGGCACGGATATCGCGGCTGGCCGGCTCGTCAGTGTGCTCGATGAGTTCGCCGCGCCGCCGATCGGTATCCATGCGGTTTTTCCGCAGCGGCGGCATTTGCCGCTGCGGGTTCGGTTGTTTCTGGACTTTCTCAAGCATACGTACGGCCAACCTGATTACTGGGGCTGA
- a CDS encoding Nucleotide-binding universal stress protein, UspA family — MFRHILVPTDGSDLSRKAIDGAIDLAQVVGARITAYACLPQYPYSPFSDVVIEPPVEFLQRSEREAHVHLREVELAARRVGVAFDSRTSVHPAPYLGIIEAAEQGGCDVIFMASHGRRGLGSLLIGSETQRVLTHTKIPVIVYR, encoded by the coding sequence ATGTTCAGGCACATCCTGGTTCCGACCGATGGTTCAGACCTGTCACGCAAAGCGATAGACGGCGCCATCGATCTCGCGCAGGTCGTCGGCGCTCGCATCACTGCTTACGCGTGTCTGCCGCAATATCCGTACTCGCCGTTCTCCGACGTGGTGATCGAGCCGCCGGTCGAGTTTCTGCAGCGCAGCGAGCGTGAAGCGCACGTGCATCTGCGGGAAGTGGAGCTGGCCGCGCGCCGTGTCGGTGTCGCGTTCGACAGCCGCACCAGCGTGCATCCGGCGCCGTATCTCGGCATCATCGAAGCGGCCGAGCAGGGTGGCTGCGACGTGATTTTCATGGCGTCGCATGGACGGCGCGGCCTCGGCAGCCTGCTGATCGGTAGCGAGACGCAGCGGGTCCTGACGCATACGAAGATTCCGGTGATCGTGTACCGCTGA
- a CDS encoding isocitrate lyase has translation MSREQQAKQLQQQWETDPRWKGVKRTYTAEDVIRLRGSLQVEHTLAKRGAEKLWESVNNEPFVNSLGALTGNQAMQQVKAGLKAIYLSGWQVAGDANVAGEMYPDQSLYPANSVPLVVKRINNTLTRADQIQWSEGKNPGDEGYIDYFAPIVADAEAGFGGVLNAFELMKAMIEAGAAGVHFEDQLASVKKCGHMGGKVLVPTRENIAKLTAARLAADVSGAPTVLLARTDAEAADLITSDVDDNDKPFLTGERTVEGFYRTKPGLEQAISRGLAYAPYADMIWCETGKPDLEFAKKFADAIHKEFPDQLLSYNCSPSFNWKKNLDDATIAKFQRELGAMGYKFQFITLAGFHALNYSMFNLAHGYARNQMTAFVEMQQAEFAAAEKGFTAVKHQREVGTGYFDAVTQTVERDASTTALHGSTEDEQFFDKKVA, from the coding sequence ATGTCGCGCGAACAACAAGCCAAGCAACTCCAGCAACAGTGGGAAACCGATCCGCGCTGGAAAGGCGTGAAGCGTACGTACACCGCTGAAGACGTGATCCGTCTGCGCGGCTCGTTGCAAGTGGAGCACACGCTTGCCAAGCGCGGCGCGGAAAAGCTGTGGGAAAGCGTGAACAACGAGCCGTTCGTCAACTCGCTCGGCGCGCTGACCGGCAACCAGGCGATGCAACAGGTGAAGGCCGGCCTGAAGGCGATCTACCTGTCGGGCTGGCAAGTGGCGGGCGATGCGAACGTGGCCGGCGAAATGTATCCGGACCAGTCGCTGTACCCGGCGAACTCGGTGCCGCTGGTGGTGAAGCGCATCAACAACACGCTGACGCGCGCTGACCAGATCCAATGGTCGGAAGGCAAGAATCCGGGCGACGAAGGCTATATCGACTACTTCGCACCGATCGTGGCCGACGCGGAAGCCGGTTTCGGCGGCGTGCTGAACGCGTTCGAACTGATGAAGGCGATGATCGAAGCGGGCGCCGCCGGCGTGCACTTCGAAGACCAGCTCGCGTCGGTGAAGAAGTGCGGCCACATGGGCGGCAAGGTGCTCGTGCCGACCCGCGAAAACATCGCCAAGCTGACCGCCGCGCGTTTGGCCGCCGACGTCTCCGGCGCGCCGACCGTGCTGCTGGCTCGTACCGACGCTGAAGCCGCCGACCTGATCACCTCGGACGTGGATGACAACGACAAGCCGTTCCTGACGGGCGAACGCACGGTGGAAGGTTTCTACCGTACCAAGCCGGGTCTGGAGCAAGCGATCTCGCGCGGCCTCGCCTACGCGCCGTACGCCGACATGATCTGGTGCGAAACCGGCAAGCCGGACCTCGAGTTCGCGAAGAAATTCGCCGACGCGATCCATAAGGAATTCCCGGACCAGCTGCTGTCGTACAACTGCTCGCCGTCGTTCAACTGGAAGAAGAACCTGGACGACGCAACCATCGCCAAGTTCCAGCGCGAACTCGGCGCCATGGGCTACAAGTTCCAGTTCATCACGCTGGCCGGCTTCCATGCGTTGAACTACTCGATGTTCAATCTGGCGCACGGCTATGCCCGCAACCAGATGACCGCCTTCGTCGAAATGCAGCAGGCTGAATTTGCTGCGGCCGAAAAGGGCTTCACCGCGGTCAAGCACCAGCGCGAAGTCGGCACCGGCTACTTCGACGCCGTGACGCAAACGGTCGAGCGCGATGCATCGACGACCGCGCTGCACGGTTCGACGGAAGACGAACAGTTCTTCGACAAGAAGGTCGCTTAA
- a CDS encoding Superfamily II DNA and RNA helicase, which yields MTSSNTPSSPLNAIADQALGLVDSNVAPAQAAAVAAAPEAVAAEAAAPTGPSFASLGLSADVVSALTAAGYQNPTPVQQRAIPAGIAGRDLMVSSPTGSGKTAAFMLPAIERFSQLQKAQASQPREPRPADGARTRRPQPVARPTMLVLTPTRELAMQVTTAAATYGKHLKRLRTVSILGGVAYGQQLMLLAKNPEILVATPGRLIDHLERGRIDLSQLQILVLDEADRMLDMGFIEDIETIVAATPATRQTMLFSATLDGKIGSLTGRLLKDPERIEIVQRLEQRTNIAQTVHYVDDRDHKDRLLDHLLRDEGLDQAIVFTATKMDADQLAGRLADAGFESAALHGDLPQGARNRTIKALRERRVRVLVATDVAARGIDIPGITHVFNYDLPKFAEDYVHRIGRTGRAGRSGIAVSLVHHAEQGALKRIERFVRTPLPVNVVAGFEPRKSAPSGGGRPGFGGRGRPGGGNGGAGRRFGSGSGAGKPAGNGGGWAGKSAGGGSREGGFGGGSREGGFGGGSRDGGYGARRSDGPRTARRGS from the coding sequence ATGACTTCGAGCAATACCCCCAGCAGCCCGTTGAACGCCATCGCCGATCAAGCCCTCGGTCTCGTTGACAGCAATGTTGCACCCGCGCAAGCCGCAGCAGTCGCTGCCGCGCCGGAAGCTGTCGCCGCAGAAGCCGCCGCGCCGACCGGCCCGTCGTTCGCGTCGCTCGGTCTGTCCGCGGATGTCGTCTCCGCCCTGACCGCCGCTGGTTATCAAAACCCGACTCCGGTTCAGCAACGCGCCATCCCGGCTGGCATCGCCGGCCGCGATCTGATGGTGTCGAGCCCGACCGGTTCGGGCAAGACCGCCGCGTTCATGCTGCCCGCTATCGAACGTTTCTCGCAACTGCAAAAAGCCCAAGCCAGCCAGCCGCGTGAGCCGCGTCCGGCTGACGGTGCCCGCACGCGCCGTCCGCAACCGGTTGCCCGTCCGACCATGCTGGTTCTGACGCCGACCCGCGAACTCGCGATGCAGGTCACCACCGCCGCTGCCACGTATGGCAAGCACCTCAAGCGTCTGCGCACCGTCAGCATTCTGGGCGGCGTCGCTTATGGTCAACAACTGATGCTGCTGGCAAAGAACCCGGAAATCCTGGTTGCTACGCCGGGCCGTTTGATCGACCACCTGGAACGCGGCCGTATCGATCTGTCGCAACTGCAGATCCTCGTGCTCGACGAAGCTGACCGCATGCTCGACATGGGCTTCATCGAAGACATCGAAACGATCGTCGCCGCTACGCCGGCTACGCGTCAAACGATGCTGTTCTCGGCCACGCTCGACGGCAAGATCGGTTCGCTGACCGGCCGTCTGCTGAAGGATCCGGAACGGATCGAGATCGTCCAACGCCTCGAACAACGTACCAACATCGCGCAAACCGTCCACTATGTTGACGACCGCGATCACAAGGATCGTCTGCTCGATCATCTGCTGCGCGACGAAGGCCTCGATCAGGCTATCGTCTTCACGGCAACCAAGATGGACGCTGACCAACTGGCTGGCCGTCTGGCCGACGCCGGTTTCGAATCGGCTGCTCTGCACGGCGATCTGCCGCAAGGCGCACGTAACCGCACGATCAAGGCCCTGCGCGAGCGCCGTGTGCGCGTGCTGGTCGCCACGGACGTCGCCGCTCGCGGTATCGACATCCCGGGCATCACGCACGTGTTCAACTACGATCTGCCGAAGTTCGCTGAAGACTACGTGCACCGTATCGGCCGTACCGGCCGTGCTGGCCGCTCGGGTATCGCAGTGAGCCTCGTGCACCACGCGGAACAAGGCGCGTTGAAGCGTATCGAGCGTTTCGTTCGCACCCCGCTGCCGGTCAACGTCGTCGCAGGCTTCGAGCCGCGCAAGTCGGCTCCGTCGGGCGGTGGCCGTCCTGGCTTTGGCGGTCGCGGCCGTCCGGGCGGTGGCAATGGTGGCGCTGGCCGTCGCTTCGGTAGCGGCAGCGGTGCTGGCAAGCCGGCCGGTAACGGCGGCGGCTGGGCAGGCAAGTCGGCCGGCGGCGGTTCGCGTGAAGGCGGCTTCGGTGGCGGTTCGCGTGAAGGCGGCTTCGGCGGCGGTTCGCGTGACGGCGGCTACGGCGCACGCCGCAGCGACGGCCCGCGTACGGCGCGTCGCGGCAGCTAA
- a CDS encoding Acyl-CoA-binding protein, with amino-acid sequence MTDINAQFVQAQEDAKQLPERPGNLTLLRLYALYKQAIDGDVHGDKPGFTDIVGKYKYDAWAALKGTAPDTAKQQYVELIEALKSGAAA; translated from the coding sequence ATGACAGACATCAACGCGCAATTCGTCCAAGCCCAGGAAGATGCAAAGCAACTGCCGGAGCGCCCGGGCAACCTTACCCTGCTGCGCCTCTACGCCCTCTACAAGCAGGCCATCGACGGCGACGTCCACGGCGACAAGCCCGGCTTCACCGATATCGTCGGCAAATACAAGTACGATGCGTGGGCCGCACTCAAAGGCACCGCTCCAGACACCGCGAAGCAGCAATACGTCGAACTGATCGAAGCCCTCAAGAGCGGCGCTGCTGCCTGA
- a CDS encoding tRNA threonylcarbamoyladenosine biosynthesis protein TsaB, producing MTQTVLLALDTSTEFCSVALLSAIGGAASQTANPSGAEPRIWVRHEHTGAVSSTRLLPAIRELFDEAGLTLADCHAIAFGSGPGSFTGLRTATGVAQGLAFGLNLPVVPVSTLLACAESARLRDPSATRVLAALDARMDEIYWADYAWDAAVGEWRTLQPASLDAPERLVLPDAPFTLAGNAAAAFGARLPAVAAARTVDGEALPHAVPLAHAALRAFRAGRTVPADQAAPEYIRDKVAQTTAERVAEKAEKAAKAEQAAARLAHDAHQGEGQQ from the coding sequence ATGACTCAAACTGTGCTTCTTGCCCTCGATACCTCGACCGAATTCTGCTCGGTAGCGCTCCTGTCCGCCATCGGCGGCGCGGCGAGCCAGACAGCGAACCCAAGCGGCGCCGAACCCCGGATCTGGGTGCGCCACGAGCATACCGGCGCAGTCTCCAGCACGCGCCTGCTGCCCGCCATTCGCGAACTGTTCGACGAAGCCGGCCTGACACTGGCGGACTGCCACGCCATCGCCTTCGGCTCCGGTCCCGGTTCGTTTACCGGACTTCGCACCGCGACGGGCGTTGCTCAAGGCCTCGCGTTCGGCCTCAACCTGCCGGTTGTGCCGGTCAGCACGCTGCTCGCCTGCGCGGAAAGCGCACGGCTGCGCGATCCGTCGGCGACCCGCGTGCTCGCCGCGCTTGACGCCCGGATGGACGAGATCTATTGGGCCGACTACGCATGGGACGCAGCCGTGGGCGAATGGCGCACGCTCCAGCCGGCTTCGCTCGATGCGCCGGAACGGCTCGTTTTGCCCGACGCCCCCTTCACCCTGGCCGGCAATGCGGCTGCCGCTTTCGGCGCGCGGCTGCCCGCCGTCGCGGCTGCACGGACCGTCGACGGCGAAGCGTTGCCGCATGCGGTGCCGCTCGCGCACGCGGCGTTGCGCGCATTTCGCGCCGGCCGCACCGTGCCCGCCGATCAGGCCGCGCCGGAATACATTCGCGACAAGGTTGCGCAGACCACGGCGGAGCGGGTCGCCGAGAAAGCTGAAAAAGCCGCCAAGGCCGAGCAAGCTGCCGCCAGGCTGGCGCATGACGCGCATCAGGGCGAGGGCCAGCAATGA
- a CDS encoding [SSU ribosomal protein S18P]-alanine acetyltransferase yields MSGVLLADRYMSPMTEADLDEVAAIEKIAYEFPWSRGNFGDSLRNGYFGICMRHVTGTLIGYCVLMPVVDEMHLLNLCVTPAAQGAGAGLALLREAVRITRAEKLEGLLLEVRPSNHRAIRLYERFGFASIGRRKNYYPARHRSREDAIVMRFSFATEGADGAA; encoded by the coding sequence ATGAGCGGGGTGTTGCTGGCGGACCGCTACATGTCGCCGATGACCGAAGCCGATCTGGACGAGGTCGCGGCCATCGAAAAGATCGCCTACGAGTTTCCCTGGAGCCGCGGCAATTTCGGCGACTCGCTGCGCAACGGCTATTTCGGCATCTGCATGCGGCACGTAACCGGCACGTTGATTGGATATTGCGTGCTGATGCCGGTGGTCGATGAAATGCATCTGCTCAATTTGTGCGTGACGCCCGCCGCGCAAGGCGCAGGTGCCGGGCTCGCGCTGTTGCGCGAAGCGGTGCGCATTACACGCGCGGAAAAACTCGAAGGCCTGCTGCTCGAAGTGCGGCCGTCGAATCATCGGGCTATCCGGCTTTACGAGCGTTTCGGCTTTGCGTCGATTGGCCGGCGCAAAAACTATTATCCGGCGCGGCATCGCAGCCGGGAGGACGCCATCGTGATGCGTTTCTCGTTTGCCACGGAGGGCGCAGATGGCGCTGCATGA
- a CDS encoding DNA polymerase: MALHESVLEEFGLAPLWVRRGMAAQAPAGEAAAEQGAGELANQEARRDDPRVAAREPSPSALAQDARRPAMHVSEAQQADSAPAQGEPRALVRADQPLPTEARDRFDRESPAHASDSSRAMQERDEQGDRRAPPAQQQGQQGQQGRMQVPVETRTVSPQPRAPEPPAVEMPPDDDFAWFDDLPTHPGTEARSEAPEPASIQTLDWDALSERVAACERCRLCEKRTNTVFGVGDRNADWMLIGEAPGENEDRLGEPFVGQAGKLLDNMLRSLTLARDSNVYIANVIKCRPPGNRNPEPDEVARCEPYLQRQVALVKPKLIVALGRFAAQSLLKTDASISSLRGRVHEYEGVPVIVTYHPAYLLRSLPDKAKAWADLCLARDTWLAAGGVPSNAAK, translated from the coding sequence ATGGCGCTGCATGAATCGGTACTGGAAGAGTTCGGACTCGCGCCGCTGTGGGTGCGTCGCGGGATGGCGGCGCAGGCGCCGGCAGGCGAAGCCGCGGCCGAGCAGGGCGCGGGTGAGTTAGCGAATCAGGAGGCGCGTCGCGACGATCCGCGTGTGGCGGCGCGTGAGCCGTCGCCGTCCGCGCTGGCTCAGGACGCTCGCCGGCCTGCGATGCACGTCAGCGAAGCTCAGCAAGCCGATTCCGCGCCAGCCCAAGGTGAGCCACGTGCGCTGGTTCGCGCGGATCAGCCGCTGCCGACCGAAGCCCGTGATCGGTTCGATCGCGAGTCCCCGGCGCACGCGAGCGATTCGTCGCGGGCCATGCAGGAGCGTGATGAGCAGGGCGATCGGCGTGCGCCGCCAGCGCAACAGCAAGGGCAGCAAGGGCAGCAAGGACGGATGCAAGTGCCGGTTGAAACGCGCACGGTTTCCCCGCAGCCGCGAGCACCTGAGCCGCCGGCGGTTGAAATGCCCCCCGACGACGATTTCGCCTGGTTCGACGATCTGCCCACGCACCCCGGCACCGAAGCGCGCAGCGAGGCACCCGAGCCCGCATCGATCCAGACCCTCGACTGGGACGCGTTGAGTGAGCGAGTCGCCGCCTGCGAACGTTGCCGTCTATGCGAGAAACGCACGAACACGGTATTTGGCGTCGGCGATCGCAACGCCGACTGGATGCTGATCGGCGAAGCACCGGGCGAGAACGAAGACCGCCTGGGCGAGCCCTTCGTCGGCCAGGCCGGCAAGCTGCTCGACAATATGCTGCGTTCGCTGACGCTCGCGCGCGACAGCAACGTCTATATCGCCAACGTGATCAAGTGCCGCCCGCCGGGTAACCGCAATCCTGAGCCGGACGAAGTCGCGCGTTGCGAGCCTTATCTGCAACGGCAGGTCGCGCTGGTCAAGCCGAAGCTGATCGTCGCGCTGGGCCGCTTCGCTGCGCAAAGTCTGCTCAAAACCGACGCGAGCATTTCGTCACTACGCGGCCGCGTCCATGAATACGAAGGGGTGCCGGTCATCGTCACCTATCACCCGGCGTATCTGCTGCGCAGCCTGCCGGACAAGGCGAAGGCCTGGGCGGACCTCTGTCTCGCGCGCGACACATGGCTCGCGGCGGGCGGCGTGCCGTCCAACGCGGCAAAGTGA